A genomic stretch from Actinomadura rubteroloni includes:
- a CDS encoding arginine deiminase, protein MTETSEHRVTSEVGRLRTVLLHRPGAELKRLTPRNSDKLLFDAIPWVGRAQEEHDAFAQALRDRDVEVLYLTELLQDVLEFEHAREQAVDQVTGDRRWGDRLRAIVRDHLCGQDPEDLASVLIAGLAHEELKAGHGLVYRLMDPADFIVDPLPSLLFTRDSSTWLGERVAVTSLAMPARRRESALTDLIYRHHPRFAGVERVYDPSLEHLEGGDVLLLAPGVIAVGVGERTTPAGAERLARQVFAAGLARTVLAVPIAQQRATMHLDTICTMVDVDAVVMYPPVADSLTAYTVTSVDGEPRADGPRPFLAAAAEAMGVARLRLIDTGLDPVTAEREQWDDGNNTLAVAPRLAVAYERNVETNAQLEHAGIEVIRISGSELGSGRGGPRCMSCPILRDPPPGAPPA, encoded by the coding sequence GTGACGGAGACAAGCGAGCACCGGGTCACGAGCGAGGTCGGGCGGCTGCGGACCGTCCTGCTGCACCGGCCCGGCGCCGAGCTGAAGCGGCTCACCCCGCGCAACAGCGACAAGCTCCTGTTCGACGCGATCCCGTGGGTGGGACGGGCGCAGGAGGAGCACGACGCGTTCGCGCAGGCGCTGCGCGACCGGGACGTCGAGGTCCTCTACCTGACCGAGCTGCTCCAGGACGTCCTTGAGTTCGAGCACGCCCGCGAGCAGGCCGTCGACCAGGTCACCGGGGACCGGCGCTGGGGCGACCGGCTGCGGGCGATCGTCCGCGACCACCTGTGCGGGCAGGACCCCGAGGACCTGGCGTCCGTCCTGATCGCCGGCCTCGCGCACGAGGAGCTGAAGGCGGGCCACGGGCTCGTCTACCGGCTGATGGACCCGGCCGACTTCATCGTGGACCCGCTCCCGAGCCTGCTGTTCACCCGTGACAGCAGCACGTGGCTCGGCGAGCGGGTCGCGGTGACGAGCCTGGCGATGCCCGCGCGCCGCCGCGAGTCCGCGCTGACGGACCTGATCTACCGGCACCATCCCCGGTTCGCGGGCGTGGAGCGGGTGTACGACCCGTCGCTGGAGCACCTGGAGGGCGGCGACGTCCTGCTGCTCGCGCCCGGCGTGATCGCGGTCGGCGTCGGGGAGCGCACGACGCCCGCCGGGGCCGAGCGGCTGGCCCGCCAGGTGTTCGCTGCGGGGCTCGCGCGGACGGTCCTCGCCGTCCCGATCGCGCAGCAGCGCGCGACGATGCACCTCGACACCATCTGCACGATGGTCGACGTGGACGCCGTCGTCATGTACCCGCCGGTCGCCGACTCGCTCACCGCCTACACCGTCACGTCGGTGGACGGCGAGCCGCGCGCGGACGGGCCGCGTCCGTTCCTGGCGGCCGCCGCCGAGGCGATGGGCGTCGCGCGGCTCCGGCTGATCGACACCGGGCTGGACCCGGTGACGGCCGAGCGCGAGCAGTGGGACGACGGCAACAACACCCTCGCCGTCGCGCCCCGCCTCGCCGTCGCCTACGAGCGCAACGTGGAGACGAACGCGCAACTGGAGCACGCGGGCATCGAGGTCATCCGGATCAGCGGGAGCGAACTCGGCAGCGGACGCGGCGGGCCGCGCTGCATGTCCTGCCCGATCCTGCGGGACCCGCCGCCGGGCGCGCCGCCCGCCTGA
- a CDS encoding WD40 repeat domain-containing serine/threonine protein kinase, with protein MEPLHPGDPRQIGPYRLEARLGAGGMGQVFLGVSPGARRVAVKVVRAEYAEDERFRQRFAREVEAARRVGGFHTAQVVDADPAATSPWLVTAFIPGPSLRQVVGAQGPLDAAAVRALAAGLAEGLAAIHACGLVHRDLKPGNVIMAADGPRIIDFGIARATDATVLTSHNVVVGTYAYMAPEQVSGAPAGPSADVFSLGCVLAYAALGQGPFDATSIPAIVHRVLHEEPDLSALPADLRNLIAACLAKDPARRPTVDTLMHAPQSIVAPAPSFLPPEDATFAHATMGVTRSVPAPAPVRRRALLIGAGAAVAALAVGVPAAVLLTGDDGEPAAPPPAPNPTGLISASGSLTATDVKNLSEIALSPDDRTVAAGGLDEMITLWDVASRRVLRTIKRAGWVSALAFSPDGASLASSASNAGSLLIWDAATGAIKVNARTGDQFGLNAVAYSPDGSVIAGVNPGAHLFDPGTGRTIASADLGNSGVNAVAFSPDGALVAVAVDGYYNKPPGNTVQLFDGRRLRKVHQLIGHSANVTGVTFSPDGKLLVSSAADSTVRIWDTNTYRTKRILKTEAATVRDVKFSPDGKTLFGACSDRTVRVWDTATGALSVTLVGHAQAVDRIALTRDGRTVAGVGTTKPDGSVTLWKV; from the coding sequence ATGGAACCTCTGCATCCCGGCGATCCCCGCCAGATCGGCCCCTACCGCCTGGAGGCGCGGCTCGGCGCGGGCGGCATGGGCCAGGTGTTCCTGGGCGTGTCGCCCGGCGCGCGGCGCGTCGCGGTCAAGGTCGTCCGCGCCGAGTACGCCGAGGACGAGCGGTTCCGGCAGCGGTTCGCCCGCGAGGTCGAGGCCGCGCGGCGCGTCGGCGGGTTCCACACCGCGCAGGTCGTAGACGCCGACCCGGCCGCGACGTCCCCGTGGCTGGTCACCGCGTTCATCCCCGGGCCGTCGCTGCGGCAGGTCGTCGGGGCGCAGGGGCCGCTGGACGCCGCCGCCGTCCGGGCGCTCGCGGCCGGGCTCGCGGAGGGGCTCGCGGCGATCCACGCGTGCGGGCTCGTCCACCGCGACCTCAAGCCGGGCAACGTGATCATGGCGGCGGACGGGCCGCGCATCATCGACTTCGGCATCGCCCGCGCGACCGACGCGACCGTCCTGACCTCGCACAACGTCGTCGTCGGCACCTACGCGTACATGGCGCCCGAGCAGGTGTCGGGCGCGCCCGCCGGGCCGTCCGCCGACGTGTTCTCGCTCGGCTGCGTCCTCGCCTACGCGGCGCTCGGGCAGGGGCCGTTCGACGCGACGTCCATCCCGGCGATCGTCCACCGCGTCCTGCACGAGGAGCCGGACCTGTCCGCGCTCCCCGCCGACCTGCGCAACCTCATCGCGGCGTGCCTGGCCAAGGACCCGGCGCGGCGGCCGACCGTGGACACGCTGATGCACGCGCCGCAGAGCATCGTGGCGCCCGCGCCGTCGTTCCTCCCGCCGGAGGACGCCACGTTCGCGCACGCGACGATGGGCGTGACGCGCAGCGTGCCCGCGCCCGCCCCCGTGCGGCGGCGGGCGCTGCTGATCGGGGCCGGGGCCGCCGTCGCGGCGCTCGCGGTCGGCGTCCCGGCGGCCGTCCTGCTGACGGGGGACGACGGCGAGCCCGCCGCGCCGCCGCCCGCCCCGAACCCGACCGGGCTGATCTCCGCCAGCGGCTCGCTCACCGCCACCGACGTCAAGAACCTCAGCGAGATCGCCCTGTCCCCCGACGACCGGACCGTCGCGGCCGGCGGGCTCGACGAGATGATCACGCTGTGGGACGTCGCGTCCCGCCGCGTCCTGCGCACGATCAAGCGGGCGGGCTGGGTGAGCGCGCTCGCGTTCAGCCCGGACGGCGCGTCCCTGGCCAGTTCCGCCAGCAACGCGGGCTCCCTGCTCATCTGGGACGCCGCGACGGGCGCGATCAAGGTGAACGCCCGGACGGGCGATCAGTTCGGCCTGAACGCCGTCGCCTACAGCCCGGACGGCTCGGTGATCGCGGGCGTCAACCCGGGCGCCCACCTGTTCGACCCCGGCACCGGCCGCACGATCGCGTCGGCCGACCTCGGCAACAGCGGCGTCAACGCGGTCGCGTTCAGCCCGGACGGCGCGCTCGTCGCGGTCGCCGTGGACGGCTACTACAACAAGCCGCCGGGCAACACCGTCCAACTCTTCGACGGCCGGAGGCTCCGCAAGGTCCACCAGCTCATCGGGCACTCCGCGAACGTCACCGGCGTGACGTTCAGCCCGGACGGGAAACTGCTGGTGAGCAGCGCGGCCGACAGCACCGTCCGGATCTGGGACACGAACACCTACCGCACCAAGCGGATCCTGAAAACGGAGGCCGCCACCGTGCGGGACGTGAAGTTCTCCCCCGACGGGAAGACGCTGTTCGGTGCGTGCTCGGACCGAACCGTCCGCGTCTGGGACACCGCGACGGGCGCGCTCAGCGTCACGCTCGTCGGCCACGCCCAGGCCGTCGACCGCATCGCCCTCACCCGCGACGGCCGGACGGTCGCCGGGGTCGGCACCACCAAGCCCGACGGCTCCGTCACGCTCTGGAAGGTCTGA
- a CDS encoding WD40 repeat domain-containing serine/threonine protein kinase translates to MEPLRPADPRQVGPYRLDGRLGAGGMGEVFRGVSPSGRTVAVKIVRAEYAADPEFRRRFAREIEAARRVGGFHTAQVVDADPAAASPWLVTAYIPGPSLRQVVLRQGPMAPGAVRRLGAGLAEGLAAIHACGLVHRDLKPGNVIMGPDGPRIIDFGIARAADATALTSTGAVVGTFSFMSPEQVRADVTGPASDVFSLGCVLAYAALGHGPFDAPTIPAIVRRIVSAPPDLGGLTDPGLRDVIGRCLEKDPRRRPSVPDVLTGLTTGVPRRVPRRAVLFGGAGAAATAVAVPAVLLWPRSGGPKAPRTPHTVPSVLTLPSTEVAVFDVAFTPDGRTLVGAGFSSLLRWDLATARVSARELKDDTTYKQPMAFSPDGRTLATGGDDGAVHLRDTGTGRIRKKLTVAGGANALAFAPDGRTLAVASNRDRPYVQVLNMVTGRAVTMKTDTPPSALAFSPDGERLGGRFSSGKLMVWNPSDGAKTAEASTEGGNYDCLAFSPDGKTVAMSNSYNWGIELRSASDGDLRATLKDVKESVRALAFSPDGGTLVSLDKKDARLWNVASRRVTATFPGDDDDAQAVVFSPDGQSFATTSGAGTTRFYRF, encoded by the coding sequence GTGGAACCGCTGCGCCCGGCCGACCCCCGGCAGGTCGGCCCCTACCGGCTGGACGGGCGCCTCGGCGCCGGAGGCATGGGCGAGGTGTTCCGCGGCGTCTCGCCGAGCGGGCGGACGGTCGCGGTCAAGATCGTCCGCGCCGAGTACGCGGCCGACCCCGAGTTCCGGCGGCGGTTCGCGCGCGAGATCGAGGCCGCGCGCCGCGTCGGCGGGTTCCACACCGCGCAGGTCGTGGACGCCGACCCGGCCGCCGCGTCGCCGTGGCTGGTCACCGCCTACATCCCGGGGCCGTCGCTGCGGCAGGTGGTGCTCCGGCAGGGGCCGATGGCGCCGGGCGCGGTCCGGCGGCTGGGCGCGGGCCTGGCGGAGGGGCTGGCGGCGATCCACGCGTGCGGGCTCGTCCACCGCGACCTCAAGCCCGGCAACGTGATCATGGGTCCGGACGGCCCGCGCATCATCGACTTCGGCATCGCCCGCGCCGCCGACGCGACCGCGCTGACCTCGACCGGCGCGGTCGTCGGAACGTTCTCGTTCATGTCGCCCGAGCAGGTCCGCGCGGACGTCACCGGCCCGGCGAGCGACGTGTTCTCGCTCGGCTGCGTCCTCGCCTACGCCGCGCTCGGGCACGGGCCGTTCGACGCGCCGACGATCCCGGCGATCGTCCGGCGGATCGTGAGCGCTCCACCGGACCTCGGCGGGCTCACCGATCCGGGCCTGCGGGACGTCATCGGGCGCTGCCTGGAGAAGGACCCGCGGCGGCGGCCGTCCGTCCCGGACGTGCTCACCGGGCTCACTACCGGCGTTCCGCGCCGCGTGCCGCGCCGGGCCGTGCTGTTCGGCGGGGCGGGCGCGGCGGCCACGGCGGTCGCCGTCCCGGCCGTGCTGCTGTGGCCGCGTTCGGGCGGCCCGAAGGCGCCCCGGACGCCGCACACGGTCCCCTCCGTGCTCACGCTGCCGAGCACCGAGGTCGCCGTGTTCGACGTCGCGTTCACGCCGGACGGCCGGACCCTCGTCGGCGCGGGCTTCTCCTCGCTCCTGCGCTGGGACCTCGCCACCGCGCGGGTGTCCGCCCGGGAGCTGAAGGACGACACGACCTACAAGCAGCCGATGGCGTTCAGCCCGGACGGCCGGACGCTCGCCACGGGCGGCGACGACGGCGCCGTCCATCTGCGCGACACCGGGACCGGACGAATCCGCAAGAAGCTGACCGTCGCGGGCGGCGCGAACGCGCTCGCCTTCGCGCCGGACGGCCGGACGCTCGCCGTCGCGTCCAACCGCGACCGGCCGTACGTGCAGGTGCTGAACATGGTCACCGGACGCGCCGTGACCATGAAGACCGACACGCCCCCGAGCGCGCTGGCGTTCTCCCCGGACGGCGAACGCCTCGGCGGACGCTTCTCGTCCGGCAAGCTCATGGTCTGGAACCCGTCCGACGGCGCCAAGACGGCCGAAGCGTCGACCGAGGGCGGAAACTACGACTGCCTTGCGTTCAGCCCGGATGGCAAAACCGTCGCGATGTCCAACAGCTACAACTGGGGGATCGAGCTGCGAAGCGCGTCCGACGGCGATCTGCGCGCCACGCTGAAGGACGTCAAGGAGTCGGTGCGCGCGCTCGCGTTCAGCCCGGACGGCGGCACGCTGGTCAGCCTGGACAAGAAGGACGCCCGGCTGTGGAATGTGGCGTCCCGCCGCGTCACGGCGACGTTCCCCGGGGACGACGATGACGCGCAGGCGGTCGTGTTCTCGCCCGACGGGCAGAGCTTCGCCACCACGAGCGGCGCGGGGACGACCCGGTTCTACCGCTTCTGA
- a CDS encoding ATP-binding protein has product MRTTGVALFPHAPTSVALARRRLRSELIDAGVSEAAVDDANLIVSELLSNALRHARPLPSGKIRLAWGRRADGMIEVAVSDGGASTEPRCGPSTLSSLGGRGLGIVESLAARWGVRHDHGATTVWALVEAPPAGAGARMAPPVAHAGVAEFADLPDLDDGSWDAPSTRAFPA; this is encoded by the coding sequence GTGAGGACGACGGGTGTCGCACTGTTTCCGCACGCGCCGACCAGCGTCGCGCTCGCCCGTCGGCGGCTGCGCTCGGAACTGATCGACGCGGGCGTCTCGGAGGCCGCGGTCGACGACGCCAACCTCATCGTGAGCGAACTGCTGAGCAACGCGCTCCGGCACGCCCGCCCGCTCCCGTCCGGCAAGATCCGGCTGGCCTGGGGCCGCCGCGCCGACGGCATGATCGAGGTCGCGGTCAGCGACGGCGGCGCGAGCACCGAGCCGCGCTGCGGGCCGAGCACGCTGTCCTCGCTCGGCGGCCGGGGCCTCGGGATCGTGGAGAGCCTGGCCGCGCGCTGGGGCGTCCGGCACGACCACGGCGCGACGACCGTCTGGGCCCTGGTGGAGGCGCCCCCGGCCGGGGCGGGCGCCCGCATGGCGCCGCCGGTCGCGCACGCGGGCGTGGCCGAGTTCGCCGACCTGCCCGACCTGGACGACGGGTCGTGGGACGCGCCGTCCACCCGCGCCTTTCCGGCCTGA
- a CDS encoding sensor histidine kinase translates to MTGVLPHDPIARAVIQSAADALVAVDERSRVTVWNPAAERMFGFTAEEVMGRAAPIVPRELNAEHNAVLERLLTRPGRISIATRRRRRDGDLIDVRIDTSLLKDDGGAPLGWVMVYHPASEDEALQQHMAERARLVRRLSDIVADLNTELDLDVVLDRITAALIELTGADAGGFVRIEGDRLSLVSLSGLPERMRGTTADLDTSLVGELLRSEKAVMLATEKERIEGLIWSELPGLSSLALGLSFLQASPYGALYALFSGKKVGHTELELLELLAGHAGVAVGNAVAYAEVVRQRAHERAVIDASADGIAVLGRDAVVRQWNPAAHALTGIPAADAVGGRLPFDAPPPGESRTFLTPSGTWLSAVAAEIEDAGELVVDFRDVSEAKALEEAKDLFLATTSHELRTPITVVQGFASTLVRRWDDLADADRRAAVATIAERAQSLGRLVEHLLLGARAGTGELGVTVEPFDVTRVLSGVVGGFRSLSGEPGDRSGVGRSGETEHRVTLSVAPGLPRVLGDAMATDIVLGQILENAFKYSPGGGEVVVRAYRADSGDVVITVDDQGIGIPADDLERVFERFVQGETGDRRRFGGIGLGLYIVRQLTRAQGGEISAHTRPGGGTRMRLVLRAAP, encoded by the coding sequence ATGACAGGCGTGCTGCCCCACGATCCGATCGCGCGCGCCGTCATCCAGAGCGCCGCCGACGCCCTGGTGGCGGTCGACGAGCGCTCCCGCGTGACGGTCTGGAACCCGGCGGCGGAGCGGATGTTCGGCTTCACGGCCGAGGAGGTCATGGGACGGGCGGCGCCGATCGTCCCGCGCGAGCTGAACGCCGAGCACAACGCGGTCCTGGAGCGGCTGCTCACCCGTCCGGGCCGGATCTCGATCGCGACCCGGCGGCGGCGCCGCGACGGCGACCTCATCGACGTCCGCATCGACACGAGCCTGCTGAAGGACGACGGGGGCGCGCCGCTCGGCTGGGTCATGGTCTACCACCCGGCGAGCGAGGACGAGGCGCTCCAGCAGCACATGGCCGAGCGGGCGCGGCTGGTGCGGCGGCTCAGCGACATCGTGGCCGACCTCAACACCGAGCTGGACCTCGACGTCGTCCTGGACCGGATCACGGCCGCGCTGATCGAGCTGACCGGCGCGGACGCGGGCGGGTTCGTCCGGATCGAGGGCGACCGGCTGAGCCTGGTCAGCCTGTCCGGGCTGCCCGAGCGGATGCGCGGCACGACCGCCGACCTGGACACGAGCCTGGTCGGGGAACTGCTGCGGTCGGAGAAGGCCGTCATGCTCGCGACCGAGAAGGAGCGGATCGAGGGGCTGATCTGGTCGGAGCTGCCGGGGCTCAGCTCGCTGGCGCTCGGGCTGTCGTTCCTCCAGGCGAGTCCGTATGGGGCGCTGTACGCGCTGTTCTCCGGCAAAAAGGTCGGGCACACCGAGCTGGAGCTGCTGGAACTGCTCGCCGGGCACGCGGGCGTCGCGGTGGGGAACGCGGTGGCGTACGCGGAGGTCGTCCGGCAGCGGGCCCACGAGCGCGCGGTGATCGACGCGAGCGCGGACGGCATCGCGGTGCTCGGCCGGGACGCGGTCGTCCGGCAGTGGAACCCGGCGGCGCACGCGCTGACCGGCATCCCCGCCGCGGACGCGGTCGGCGGCCGGCTCCCGTTCGACGCGCCGCCGCCCGGGGAGTCCCGGACGTTCCTGACCCCGTCCGGGACGTGGCTGAGCGCGGTCGCGGCGGAGATCGAGGACGCGGGCGAACTGGTCGTGGACTTCCGCGACGTCTCCGAGGCCAAGGCGCTGGAGGAGGCCAAGGACCTGTTCCTCGCCACGACGAGCCACGAGCTGCGGACGCCGATCACGGTCGTCCAGGGGTTCGCGAGCACGCTGGTGCGGCGCTGGGACGACCTGGCCGACGCCGACCGCCGCGCGGCCGTCGCGACGATCGCCGAGCGGGCGCAGTCGCTCGGCCGGCTGGTGGAGCACCTGCTGCTCGGCGCGCGGGCCGGGACGGGCGAGCTCGGCGTCACGGTCGAGCCGTTCGACGTGACGCGGGTGCTGAGCGGCGTCGTCGGCGGCTTCCGGTCGCTGTCGGGGGAGCCGGGAGATCGGTCGGGTGTCGGTCGGTCGGGGGAAACAGAGCACCGGGTGACGCTGTCGGTCGCGCCCGGACTGCCGCGGGTGCTGGGCGACGCGATGGCCACCGACATCGTCCTCGGACAGATCCTGGAGAACGCGTTCAAGTACTCGCCGGGCGGCGGAGAGGTCGTCGTGCGCGCTTACCGCGCCGATTCCGGGGACGTCGTGATCACGGTGGACGACCAGGGCATCGGCATTCCCGCCGACGATCTCGAAAGGGTGTTCGAACGCTTTGTGCAGGGCGAGACGGGCGACCGCCGCCGCTTCGGCGGAATCGGGCTCGGGCTCTACATCGTCCGGCAGCTCACGCGGGCGCAGGGCGGCGAGATCTCCGCGCACACCAGGCCCGGCGGCGGGACGCGGATGCGCCTGGTGCTGCGCGCGGCGCCCTGA
- a CDS encoding purine-cytosine permease family protein: protein MPSAVETRADEVPYTLDEPAPKVLGFWDQSAFWANLGVSLFAFSGAYTVLAPDAAGRPTLPILAGIVAMAVGTALGGLMLGLAAAPGAKTGQPAMVLLRGLFGARLSYVPTVLNIAQLVGWGTFELIVIADAARALWDDVPRWVFVVAAGVLTTALTIRPLGSVRLLRRYVTAAVLIALVYFYVQFLREPLPDLNHGSWSGFWTGADAALAVSISWVPVAADYTRHSRTPRAAFGAAAVGYSVTQIFAYVLGLLALALVAGDSTKVFDPFLHVSLGVAFFAVFVLREADQSFANVYSTAVSIQNLVPRADRRVLSVALGTGITVLALVFDIGDYQSFLSLIGSVFVPLLGVLAADFFLGAGRRGWDTGRAAPARWSMIVAWAAGFAVYQLVYPGGVGWWARGWTHVQSWLHFTPQTWMSASLLSFAVAGAAALLAGRTRR, encoded by the coding sequence GTGCCATCCGCCGTCGAGACGCGGGCCGACGAGGTCCCGTACACGCTGGACGAACCGGCCCCGAAGGTCCTCGGCTTCTGGGACCAGAGCGCCTTCTGGGCCAACCTCGGCGTCAGCCTCTTCGCGTTCTCGGGCGCCTACACGGTGCTCGCCCCCGACGCCGCCGGCCGGCCGACCCTCCCGATCCTCGCGGGCATCGTCGCGATGGCGGTCGGCACCGCGCTCGGCGGGCTCATGCTCGGCCTGGCCGCCGCGCCCGGCGCGAAGACCGGGCAGCCCGCGATGGTGCTGCTGCGCGGGCTTTTCGGGGCGCGGCTCTCCTACGTCCCGACCGTGCTGAACATCGCGCAGCTCGTCGGCTGGGGGACGTTCGAGCTGATCGTCATCGCCGACGCCGCGCGGGCGCTCTGGGACGACGTCCCGCGCTGGGTCTTCGTGGTAGCGGCGGGCGTGCTGACGACCGCGCTGACGATCCGTCCGCTCGGCTCGGTGCGGCTGCTGCGCCGGTACGTCACGGCGGCGGTGCTCATCGCGCTCGTCTACTTCTATGTGCAGTTCCTGCGCGAGCCGCTGCCGGACCTGAACCACGGCTCGTGGAGCGGGTTCTGGACGGGCGCGGACGCCGCCCTCGCCGTCTCGATCTCCTGGGTGCCCGTCGCCGCCGACTACACCCGCCACTCGCGCACGCCCCGCGCGGCGTTCGGCGCGGCGGCCGTCGGCTACTCGGTGACGCAGATCTTCGCCTACGTTCTCGGGCTGCTGGCGCTGGCGCTCGTCGCGGGCGACTCGACCAAGGTGTTCGACCCGTTCCTGCACGTCAGCCTGGGTGTCGCGTTCTTCGCGGTGTTCGTGCTGCGCGAGGCGGACCAGTCGTTCGCGAACGTCTACTCGACGGCCGTGTCGATCCAGAACCTCGTGCCGCGCGCGGACCGCCGCGTCTTGTCCGTCGCGCTCGGCACCGGGATCACCGTGCTCGCGCTCGTGTTCGACATCGGCGACTACCAGAGCTTCCTGTCGCTGATCGGCTCGGTGTTCGTCCCGCTGCTCGGCGTCCTCGCCGCCGACTTCTTCCTCGGCGCGGGCCGGCGCGGCTGGGACACCGGACGCGCCGCCCCCGCCCGCTGGTCGATGATCGTCGCGTGGGCGGCCGGGTTCGCGGTGTACCAGCTCGTCTACCCCGGCGGCGTCGGCTGGTGGGCGCGCGGCTGGACGCACGTCCAGTCCTGGCTGCACTTCACGCCGCAGACCTGGATGAGCGCGTCGCTGCTGTCGTTCGCCGTGGCGGGCGCCGCCGCTCTCCTGGCCGGACGGACGCGCCGCTAG
- a CDS encoding rhodanese-like domain-containing protein: MFIGDDVPAVDAAEVPADAYLLDVREQDEWVAGHAPEAVHIPMRHLSDRASEIPRDREIYVICRSGGRSAQVTVALNQAGWLARNVAGGMQRWEQAGRPMDTDLDGPPHVL, encoded by the coding sequence ATGTTTATCGGGGATGACGTCCCTGCCGTCGACGCGGCCGAGGTCCCGGCCGACGCGTACCTCCTGGACGTCCGTGAGCAGGACGAATGGGTCGCCGGGCACGCCCCCGAGGCCGTCCACATTCCCATGCGCCACCTGAGCGACCGGGCGTCGGAGATCCCCCGCGACCGCGAGATCTACGTGATCTGCCGGTCCGGCGGACGGTCCGCGCAGGTGACCGTCGCCCTGAACCAGGCCGGCTGGCTGGCCCGCAACGTCGCGGGCGGGATGCAGCGCTGGGAGCAGGCCGGACGCCCGATGGACACCGATCTCGACGGCCCCCCGCACGTCCTCTGA
- a CDS encoding SSI family serine proteinase inhibitor has translation MILSLAACGSEHAPGTGAGGTGSVRPSASSGTSLTVQVKASKDAAPTTWTLTCDPLGGSHPDGAKACAALRTGAATAFAKPRPGQMCTDIFGGPQTATVTGTWDGKPVSATFGRADGCQVSRWDAVAPLFGNIARN, from the coding sequence ATGATCCTGTCACTGGCGGCCTGCGGCTCCGAGCACGCGCCCGGCACCGGGGCCGGCGGCACGGGCTCCGTCCGGCCGTCGGCGTCGTCCGGCACGTCTCTGACCGTACAGGTCAAGGCGTCGAAGGACGCCGCGCCGACCACCTGGACACTCACCTGCGACCCCCTCGGCGGCTCCCATCCCGACGGCGCCAAGGCGTGCGCGGCGCTGCGGACGGGCGCGGCCACCGCGTTCGCCAAGCCGCGCCCCGGCCAGATGTGCACCGACATCTTCGGCGGCCCCCAGACCGCCACCGTGACGGGCACCTGGGACGGCAAGCCGGTCAGCGCGACGTTCGGGCGGGCCGACGGCTGCCAGGTCAGCCGCTGGGACGCCGTCGCGCCGCTGTTCGGGAACATCGCGCGCAACTGA
- a CDS encoding cysteine hydrolase family protein, with amino-acid sequence MSTALVVIDMLNPYRHADAGVLQDGVAEMVGPLADLVARAVRDGTPVIYVNDNHGDFSATRDDLVAAALRGERPDLVKPVLPPDDCAFLPKVRHSAFFGTPLEYILHQLGVREVVLTGQVTEQCVLYTALDAYIRHLEIKVPRDAVASIDPGLGDAALRMMERNMRADLVTADACLR; translated from the coding sequence ATGAGCACCGCCCTGGTCGTCATCGACATGCTGAACCCCTACCGGCACGCGGACGCGGGCGTCCTCCAGGACGGCGTCGCGGAGATGGTCGGCCCGCTCGCCGACCTGGTGGCCCGCGCCGTCCGCGACGGGACGCCGGTGATCTACGTCAACGACAACCACGGCGACTTCTCCGCCACGCGCGACGACCTCGTGGCGGCGGCGCTGCGCGGCGAGCGGCCCGACCTCGTGAAACCCGTCCTGCCGCCGGACGACTGCGCGTTCCTGCCGAAGGTCCGGCACAGCGCGTTCTTCGGGACGCCGCTGGAGTACATCCTCCACCAGCTCGGCGTCCGCGAGGTCGTGCTGACCGGGCAGGTCACCGAGCAGTGCGTCCTCTACACGGCGCTGGACGCCTACATCCGCCACCTGGAGATCAAGGTCCCGCGCGACGCGGTGGCGTCCATCGACCCCGGCCTCGGCGACGCGGCGCTCCGGATGATGGAGCGCAACATGCGCGCCGATCTCGTCACGGCGGACGCCTGCCTCCGCTGA